Below is a window of Gossypium hirsutum isolate 1008001.06 chromosome A12, Gossypium_hirsutum_v2.1, whole genome shotgun sequence DNA.
cttaaacccttaaccatatgccctaaatcataaaccttaaactataatgataattaattcaatattttaaaattaatactatctcttttaaaattatataagaaaatatttaacatatgatgTACATCAACATCCATGTGatgttttttggggtttagtattttaggagttatagtttagggtttaaaattttttaaggtttAAGAGTTTAGTGTTTTAAGgattatagattagtgtttatgattttttgatgGGTTTAGGTTTTTAagggttatatgacttttagcagcgttttaccgaaagcgccgctaatacttcgatttttagcggcattttaccaaaaacgccgctaatgctctggtttttagcggcgttttaccaaaagcgccgctaatgctctggtttttagcggcgttttaccaaaagcgccgctaatgctctagtttttagtggcgttttaccaaaagcgccgctattgctctggtttttagcggcgtttattgctctatgttttataatttttgtgacgttttttgataaaacaccgctaaagccctattttgaAATATCACTTGTCATCTGATTGGTTTGCGGAATTGAATTAAGAgagttaattgattttttaatttccttttatgTCATGACTGGATCCAAATTGATTGGATTAAACAAATTTGTTGGAATATATGTGTACTTTTtgtacaacttttgcaattactTCAATTGAATCACTACAAAAATCAATCATTTAAAACAAAGAATTAGATGGATAACCAGTCCATATTGGAATCCCAGTAACCACACCATAATCTCTTCGTCCATCAATGGGAATTCCCAGCCCTATCGCCGCCGCattaccaccaccaccaccagccTGTGAAGAACAATCCTGCAAAGGCTCTTTCACTCTCAACGAAACATTAATAATCCCATTCTTCAATCCCTTGGGATCCCTTAACCGGTAACTCAAGAACTGCAAACAAGCTGCCGGCGAATACCCTCCGACGAAATCCATCACCGGTATCCTTGCTAACCCCACCGTTTTTTCCCCTCTGGACCCCTTGCATTTGACTAGAAGGGTTACAAACCGCGTCTGTGACGGCATTTCCATCACCAGCTTGTCGTTCCACGAAGGATAGCTACCTCCTTCTCCGTCGACCTTGGTCGCCTTGTTGTTGAAAGGGTCGACAGAAACGACGACGTAGGCGTTCTTTTTCACCGGTTTGTTGTCGATTCTCAGGTCTTCTGCTGATAAAACTGTGATCTCTAGAGTACGAGACTTGGTCTCCATTGATAATGaagattgaaaataaaaaggtttCTAAGTATTGGGTTTTATTGGAAATTATGAGAGGCTATGGCTGATTTGAAGTTTTGACAGAGTTACAtacatatatgtgtgtatatatatatgtatacagaGGAAGATGACATGAAAGGCAGTGGAAAGAGAGAGGGTGGTTCAAGTTAGACCGTAATATCTTACAACCATtttagactttaaaaaaaaaagggttaattttaCTAGACATCCTAAACTATATCTCTGGTTCTAAATTGATCTTTAATCTACAAAATGTTGACCCCTTTTAGACAAGTCTTCAAAATGTTGCCCATTTGGAGGTGATGAACCCTTCAACAGGTTGGTATTGTCTTTGGGTTAAGTTGGGATTTTGTTCTCCAATTCTACAAAGAGCCTGAGTGTCTGAAAAGGTTGCTTGCAACACGAATTCACAAAGTGAGAATGCTTTATGGGGATGCACATTGGTAGGGTGCCCCTGACTTATGGCATATTTGTCATTGTGAAAAAGGGATGGTACCAGTTGATCTAACCAAAAGAAATGGTAGCATATGTGCCCTTAAATGCCATTTAGGGCTTGGGTTCAAACCTTATCAAAGGAAAATGGGCACTATTTCCTTGGTAGTGGCCGTGTGTCGCGAATGGCTCAATTCGACGAGGCATTCTTATTACATGAACTCTGTGCGGCTTTCAAAAGAGTCGGGGGATAAAATACTGACTTAGAACAATGCCAAACTTGTTGAGGGATTTGTTGACTCTGTGTGAATGAGTCAAAAATCACTCAATATAAATAAAAGCCTTCCAGGAACTTAAATGTAA
It encodes the following:
- the LOC107929213 gene encoding BON1-associated protein 2 → METKSRTLEITVLSAEDLRIDNKPVKKNAYVVVSVDPFNNKATKVDGEGGSYPSWNDKLVMEMPSQTRFVTLLVKCKGSRGEKTVGLARIPVMDFVGGYSPAACLQFLSYRLRDPKGLKNGIINVSLRVKEPLQDCSSQAGGGGGNAAAIGLGIPIDGRRDYGVVTGIPIWTGYPSNSLF